The sequence below is a genomic window from Candidatus Kaelpia aquatica.
CTGACCTGGAGCAACTAAAAAAGAATCCCTTCCATGTTCTAAATAAGAATCAAACGCTCTAGAGGGAACAACTACATATCCTTTAGAGAGAATATTCTCTTCTAGCCATTTCTTGCGAGATTCAGGCGTACTACTTCCTCCATATGCAGTATCAACTTCAAAGATTGCTCCTTCTTCTATTGCTTGATTAATTATCTCCATATAAGATTCATAAGAACCTGCAGACAACTTTCTTCTTATATAGAGAGGTGATATATTCTCGGCCATCCACTGTTTAAACTCATTGTGAACGCCGTAAAGAACCGCCTCTAGAAAAGGTCTGTACGCTTGGAATTCGCTGGGATAAACATTTGGTGTAGTTTTGAATTGCATCATAACTTTAGCAAAAAAAGCCCTGGCTTCCTCTGTTGGAGAATGAACTCTACGTGCTAAGGCAAAGGAATTAAAAAATAACATACTAGCTATAATAAGTATAGTATTTCTGCTTATCTTATGCATGATTTAGCAAACCCCTTAGTATATATATGCCATATATATAGAGAAATTGCAATTGGTTAATAGTTTAATTATTAGAACAGTTATATCGCTCTCAACAGACCCTAAAGAGGCCTGGGCTAAGAGACATCCAGAGTATTTTCCTGTAAATATAAACAGAGCAGATAAGTTTAAGCTTATGCGTATACCGGGATTGGGTGAGGTTAGTGTTAAGAGAATATTAAATATAAGAAAGAGCGGGGGAAGGATTAAGAGATTAGAGGAT
It includes:
- a CDS encoding helix-hairpin-helix domain-containing protein, whose amino-acid sequence is MVNSLIIRTVISLSTDPKEAWAKRHPEYFPVNINRADKFKLMRIPGLGEVSVKRILNIRKSGGRIKRLEDLGNIGKRLKKVSEYISF